In one Magallana gigas chromosome 9, xbMagGiga1.1, whole genome shotgun sequence genomic region, the following are encoded:
- the LOC136271695 gene encoding uncharacterized protein isoform X1: MPMELEIILLIFVTAILQTLEASSYSCPISRATVQVVDDCPDTEDKWKEAAARKNCEAYASQCDEPDRLLYHCVINTDISQTLEVCAYAQNIVLGHCTEYSSIGNLIQPHLDTNCLLFTVKRCPQFYRSDEAYKYPGCYNLTKTANSTTEIPETLLSTFKNEDRIGTPLGLIIPIIIISVLICASLLIYFRHKRNKNKDEIPVKARAEKISPNGMDQEKDIDPYKNESESLQLKETYTEEDDAPEINETEIILTMKTAKE; encoded by the exons ACACTGGAAGCAAGCAGCTACTCATGCCCCATATCAAGAGCAACAGTGCAGGTTGTAGACGATTGTCCAGACACTGAAGATAAATGGAAGGAGGCTGCAGCTAGGAAGAACTGTGAAGCTTATGCCAGTCAATGTGATGAACCTGATAGGCTTTTGTACCACTGTGTTATCAACACAGATATTAGTCAGACATTGGAAGTGTGTGCATATGCACAAAACATTGTTTTAG GTCATTGTACAGAATACAGTAGCATTGGGAATTTGATTCAGCCCCATCTCGATACAAACTGTCTGTTGTTTACAGTTAAGCGATGTCCACAGTTTTATCGATCAGATGAAGCTTACAAAT ATCCAGGTTGTTATAATTTGACAAAGACTGCAAATTCTACAACTGAGATACCTGAAACTCTCTTGAGCAc ATTCAAAAATGAAGATAGGATTGGGACCCCTCTTGGGCTAATAATTCCAATTATCATCATATCTGTCTTGATTTGTGCGAGTCTACTGATTTACTTCAGgcacaaaagaaacaaaaataaag ATGAAATTCCAGTAAAAGCAAGGGCTGAAAAAATTTCACCGAATGGAATGGACCAAGAAAAAG ATATTGATCCTTACAAAAATGAGAGTGAAAGTCTTCAACTGAAAGAAACATACACAGAAGAAG ATGATGCTCcagaaataaatgaaacagAAATAATCTTAACAATGAAAACAGCTAAGGAATGA
- the LOC136271695 gene encoding uncharacterized protein isoform X2 — MPMELEIILLIFVTAILQTLEASSYSCPISRATVQVVDDCPDTEDKWKEAAARKNCEAYASQCDEPDRLLYHCVINTDISQTLEVCAYAQNIVLGHCTEYSSIGNLIQPHLDTNCLLFTVKRCPQFYRSDEAYKYPGCYNLTKTANSTTEIPETLLSTFKNEDRIGTPLGLIIPIIIISVLICASLLIYFRHKRNKNKDEIPVKARAEKISPNGMDQEKDIDPYKNESESLQLKETYTEEVDPMRR; from the exons ACACTGGAAGCAAGCAGCTACTCATGCCCCATATCAAGAGCAACAGTGCAGGTTGTAGACGATTGTCCAGACACTGAAGATAAATGGAAGGAGGCTGCAGCTAGGAAGAACTGTGAAGCTTATGCCAGTCAATGTGATGAACCTGATAGGCTTTTGTACCACTGTGTTATCAACACAGATATTAGTCAGACATTGGAAGTGTGTGCATATGCACAAAACATTGTTTTAG GTCATTGTACAGAATACAGTAGCATTGGGAATTTGATTCAGCCCCATCTCGATACAAACTGTCTGTTGTTTACAGTTAAGCGATGTCCACAGTTTTATCGATCAGATGAAGCTTACAAAT ATCCAGGTTGTTATAATTTGACAAAGACTGCAAATTCTACAACTGAGATACCTGAAACTCTCTTGAGCAc ATTCAAAAATGAAGATAGGATTGGGACCCCTCTTGGGCTAATAATTCCAATTATCATCATATCTGTCTTGATTTGTGCGAGTCTACTGATTTACTTCAGgcacaaaagaaacaaaaataaag ATGAAATTCCAGTAAAAGCAAGGGCTGAAAAAATTTCACCGAATGGAATGGACCAAGAAAAAG ATATTGATCCTTACAAAAATGAGAGTGAAAGTCTTCAACTGAAAGAAACATACACAGAAGAAG TGGATCCAATGCGAAGATGA